CGACCGAGCTTTGCCCGACGACGACCTTCGACGGCGAACCCCTCTATCGCTTCGGCGAACCCGACGAGGCGGAAATCATGCAGCGCCTGAACCTCTACCACCGCCCCTATCATGAGGCGCTGGGGGCAGAACTCGCCCGCCTGCGTGCGCTTCACGGTCGCGTCGTCCTCTACGACGCCCACTCGATCCGCAGCCACGTGCCGCGGCTGTTCGACGGCGAACTGCCGCAGTTCAATATCGGCACCAACGGCGGCGCCACTTGCGACCCCGCGCTCGAAACGACCATCGCGGCGATCTGCGCGACCAGCGGCCGCAGCCATGTCGTCAACGGCCGCTTCAAGGGCGGCTGGACGACGCGCCACTACGGCCGCCCCGAGGAGGGTATCCACGCCATCCAGATGGAACTCGCGCAACGCGGCTACATGGCCGAGCCCGCCGAACTGACCGACGCCAACTGGCCCTCTCCCCTCGACCCCCGCCCCGCGATCCGGCCCGTGCTCGAACAGGTGATCGCCGCGACCCTCGACTTTGCGAAAGGACAAGCATGACCACCCGTCTCGACAACAGCCGGATCATCAAGGCGCCCACCGGCACCGAACTCAACGCGAAAAGCTGGCTCACCGAAGCGCCGCTGCGCATGCTGATGAACAATCTGCATCCCGACGTCGCCGAGCGCCCCGAGGAACTCGTCGTCTATGGCGGCATCGGCCGCGCCGCGCGCGACTGGGAAAGCTATGACCGGATCGTCGAGACGCTGAAGCGGCTTGAGGACGACCAGACGCTGCTCGTCCAGTCGGGCAAACCCGTCGGCGTGTTCCGCACCCACGCCGACGCCCCGCGCGTGCTGATCGCGAACAGCAACCTCGTCCCGCACTGGGCGAACTGGGATCATTTCAACGAACTCGATAAGCGCGGGCTCGCCATGTACGGCCAGATGACCGCCGGCTCGTGGATCTATATCGGCACGCAGGGCATCGTGCAGGGCACTTACGAAACCTTCGTCGAAATGGGCCGCCAGCATTATGGCGGCGACCTCGCGGGCAAATGGCTGCTCACCGCCGGGCTCGGCGGAATGGGCGGCGCCCAGCCGCTCGCCGCGGTGATGGCGGGCGCCTCGTGCCTCGCGATCGAATGCCAGCCGAGCCGTATCGAGATGCGCCTGCGCACCGGCTATCTCGACGCCTCGGCGACGACGATCGAGGAAGCGATGGCGATCATCGAAAAGAGCTGCGCCGAGAAGAAGCCCGTTTCGGTCGGCCTGCTCGGCAACGCCGCCGAGCTCCTCCCCGAACTCTACGCCCGCGGCATCCGCCCCGACCTCTTGACCGACCAGACGAGCGCGCACGACCCGGTCAACGGCTATCTCCCCGAGGGCTGGAGCGTCGCCGAATGGATCGAAAAGCGCGAGAGCGACCCGCAGGCGGTCGCGAAGGCGGCCAAGGCATCGATGGCGAAGCATGTCCGTTCGATGCTCGACTTTCAGGCGGCGGGCGTGCCGACGACCGATTACGGCAACAATATCCGCCAGGTCGCGAAGGACGAGGGCGTCGAAAATGCCTTCGACTTCCCCGGCTTCGTCCCCGCCTATATCCGCCCGCTCTTCTGCCGCGGCGTCGGCCCGTTCCGCTGGGCGGCGCTGTCGGGCGATCCCGAGGATATCTTCAAGACCGACGCCAAGGTGAAGGAGCTGCTGCCCGACAATGCGCATCTCCACCGCTGGCTCGACATGGCGCGCGAGAAAATCCACTTTCAGGGCCTGCCCGCGCGCATCTGCTGGGTCGGTCTCGGCGACCGCCACCGGCTCGGCCTCGCCTTCAACGAGATGGTGGCGAAGGGCGAACTCAAGGCCCCCGTCGTCATCGGCCGCGACCATCTCGACTCGGGCTCGGTCGCCTCGCCGAACCGCGAGACCGAGGCGATGCGCGACGGCAGCGACGCGGTCAGCGACTGGCCCCTGCTCAACGCCCTCCTCAACACCGCCAGCGGCGCGACCTGGGTGTCGCTGCACCACGGCGGTGGCGTCGGCATCGGCTTCTCGCAGCACAGCGGCATGGTGATCGTCGCCGACGGCACCCCCGAAGCTGCGGCGCGGCTCGAACGCGTGCTGTGGAACGACCCGGCGACCGGCGTCATGCGCCACGCCGACGCGGGCTATGACATCGCGCTCGACCATGCCCGCGCCAAGCAACTGGACCTGCCCGGCATCCTCGGGTGAAGGACATCCGGCTGTTACGAGCGAACGGGCGCCAGGCTCGTCCGTGGCGAAACGGCGGCGGCACGACATGCGACATCGCCGTTTATCCGGAGGGCGCGGGCGATGACGGCTTCCTCTGGCGTGCGAGCATCGCGACGATCGCGTCCGCCGGGCCTTTCTCGACCTTCGCCGGCGTCGACCGTCTCCTGTTGCCGATCGAGGGCACGCTGGACCTGACGATCGACGGACTGGGCGACCGTCGCCTTCGGCCCGGCGACCCTGCGCTCGCCTTCGCGGGCGAAACCGCCGTGACGGCTGCGCCGCGCGATAGACCGGTCCGCGTCCTCAACATCATGGTCCGGCGCGGCGCCATGCGCGCCGAACTGGATCGTTGTATGCAGGCGGTGCCGGGTACCGCCAACGCGATCTTGCTGCTCGCGACCGAAAGAACGACGGTGCGCCAAGCCGCGAAAGCCTTCGATCTGGAACTCTATGATGCGCTGCTGATCGACGACGGACAGCTTGGCGCGATCGATATCGAACCTTGCGCGGTTGCGGGATCTTTCTTCGATATCTGCTGAATATCACTGACCAAAATAATGAATTTAATTAAAAGATCGCCGCAATAGCAAAATCCACGCAGCAGGGGTTAACCTCGCTCCAACGATTGGCTAGTTACGACGCCATCATGCGTTTGGCGACCATCACCAACTGGGCTTACGGCGCCACGGTCGTATTGACCATCGTGTCGAGCACCACGATGATCCTCGCCTCGAACGCACAAGAGCGTGAACGGGCGGCAGTCGAACAGAGATACGCGCTCGACAAGGCCACCAGCGACCTCGGCACCGAAATCTATGCGCTCAGCGACCGCGCCCGCCAGTTCGTCAACACCGGCGATCCCACCTACCTCGCCGCCTATCGCAGCGAAGTGGCGGCGCTCGAAGCCGTCGAGGCCCGCATCCGCCATATCGGGGATGCCGGCGCCACCCCCGGCGAACTCGACGCGCTGAAAAAGGCCGTCGCCCTCGCCGATACGCTGCACGACGAGCAGCAATCGGCGCTAACGGCTCAGGAAAATGGAAACGCCGCGCTCGCCCGCCAGATATTGTTCGGGGCCGAATATGAACGCCAGCTCGACCGCGCCGAGCTGGAAGTCCAGCGTTTCCAGGACCGGCTCGACAGCCGGATCGAGGCACAGGTCCGCGACGCCACCGATATTTCGCAGCTTTGGAAACGCATATCCGAGGTCGTGCTGGCGCTGACCGCGCTCCTCGTCCTTTGCGTGCTCTATTTCGTCTTCAAGCAGCGGGTACTCCACCCGGTGGTCAAGCTCAGCGACGTCGTTAACCGGCTTGCGGTGCAAGATTTCGCCGCCGAACCACCCGAAGTCAGCCATATCGACGAGATCGGCGACATGGCGCAGGCAATCCGCATCTTTCGCGAGAACGGCCTCGAACGCCAGCGGCTCGAGGCCGAGCGCGACGCCGACTGGACGATGCGCGACCTCCTGTCGCGAATGACACAGCGGATGCAAGGATGCGACTCGCTCCACGACCTCAAGGAAGTCGTCCAGCGCTTCGTGCCCGAGATCGCCCCCGACATGCCCGGCCGGCTCTATCTGCTAGACCGGCAACGGGGTCTCGTCGTCGAGGCGTGCAGCTGGCTGGGCCCGGTGCAGTCGGGCACGCAATTTTCGGCGCTGTCCTGCTGGGCCTTGCGCCGCGGGCTGCGCCATCGGCCGGCGGGGGACAATGTCGATGTCCCCTGCGATCATGTTGCATGGGACGGGGGGCATCCGGTCGACACGCTCTGCCTGCCGCTCACCGCGCAGCGCGAGACGCTGGGCCTCCTCTATTTCGAAATGCCGACTGACGGTGCCGCGAGCGCCGCGCAGCTCATTTATTTCGACATGCTCGCCGAAAATGTCGGGCTCGCGATCGCCAATTTGCAGCTTCGCGACACGCTGCGCGAAATGGCGATGGCCGACCCGCTCACCGGCCTCGCCAATCGCCGCCAACTCGGCCCCGCGCTCGAAACGCAGATCGCGCAAGCGGAGCGCCTCGGCGAACCGCTCGGCTGCCTGATGATCGATGTGGATCATTTCAAGCGCTTCAACGATGTCCATGGTCACGAGGCCGGCGACGCCGTCCTCCGCGCCGTCGGGCAGCTACTCGCCAATGTGACGCGCGAAACCGGGCTGGCCTTCCGCTATGGCGGCGAGGAGTTTCTGGTCTTGCTGCCGACACTGTCGGTCGTGCAGGCCGAAGAACGCGCCGAGGATATTCGCGCGCGCATCGCCGCGTTGCGGCTCGGACACGGCGACACCGATCTGGGGCCCGTCACGATTTCGGTCGGCGTTGCCGTGGCGCCCGACCATTGCGCCTACGACCGCCTCGTCCGGACTGCCGATGCCGCCCTGCTCCGCGCCAAGACGCTTGGCCGCGACCGGGTCGAAATAGCGAAACTGCGCAATGCAGCCAGTGCGTAAACGCCCGCAACCCGTCGTCTAGAACCACAAATCGCGAACGCGGCGGCCGTCGGATGGCAGATCGTCGAAGCTGTCCAGCCCGTCGAAATGATCGATCGGCAAATCCGCCACCGCCTCGGGCGGCGCGAGGCGGATATTGACGGCCATCCGGCGGCGCCCGTCCGCTTCGAGCCGCAACCCGCGCCAGCACAGCACACTGCCACAGGTCGGACAGAAGTGGATTTCGAGCGCCGGATCGGCTTTTCCGGGCCGCGTGAACGACCGCGTGCTTCCTGACAGGGCGATCCGTTCATTCTCATAGTCATAGGCCCAGAGCGCTCCGTAGCGGCGGCAAAGCGTGCAGTTGCACGCCGTGATCGATCCCGGATCGCCCTTCAGCGTCCACGCCGCATCGCCGCACGCACAGGTCCCTTGCAGGACGGCGGCGTCACTCAATTGACCATCCGCTCATAGCCCTCCCAATAGGGCGCGCGCAGGTCCTTGCGCAAAATCTTCCCGCTCGCGTTACGCGGCAGCGCGTCGATCACATCGACGCTGCGCGGAGCCTTGAAGGCCGCAATACGATCGCGCGCCCACGCGATGATGTCGGCCTCCTCGACCGTCATGCCGGGTTTCGCGACACACACCGCCTTCACCGTTTCGCCCCATTTCGCGTCGGGGATGCCGATCACCGCGACCTCCTGCACTGCGGGGTGGCCGAAGATCGCGCTCTCGACCTCGGCCGGATAGACATTCTCGCCGCCCGAGATGATCATGTCCTTCATCCGGTCGTGGATGAACAGATATCCGTCTTCGTCGAGATAGCCGGCATCGCCGGTGTGGATCCAGCCGTCGGCGGTCATCGTCTTCGACGTCGCGTCGGGCAGGTTCCAGTAACCGATCATGTTGTTCGAAGATCGCGTGACGACCTCGCCCACCTCGCCCTGCGGCACGTCGTCGCCGTCCGGCCCGAGGATACGCACCTCGACGCCCGGCAGCGGCTTGCCTGCAGAACGCATGCGCGCATTGCCTTCGGGATCATGGTCTTCGGGCGGCAGCATGCAGATCGTGCCCGTCGTCTCGGTCATGCCATAGGCCTGGATGAACTGCGCGCCGAACATCTTGATGCACTGGCGCAGCAGTTCGAGCGGGATCGGCGCCGCGCCATAGAGGATATATTTGAGCCGGCTGTAATCGACGCTGGCGCAGCGCGGGTGGAGGAGCAGCATCTGCAAGGCGGCGGGGACGATGAAGAAGCGCGTTACGCCATGCTGTTCGACCGCGTCGAACACGCCGTCGGGATTGAATTCGGCAAGGACGACGCCCGGCAGGCCTGACACCAGCGCCATGACGCCGAGCCCGGTGCCGCCGATATGCGCGCACGGCATAGCGACCAGCACCGCCTCGTCATCCTCCCATTTGGTATAGGCGAGCTCGCTGTCGGCCGAATGCTTGCGCAGCGCGAACAGATTATGGTTCGACAGCACCGCACCCTTGGGGTTGCCCGTCGTGCCTGAGGTATAGAGTTGCAGCACCGCGTCGTCGCGCCTCGAAGGCTCAAATGGCGCGCGCACCGCGCCTTCGATCATCGCCCGTGCCTCGTCGGCGCCGACGATCCGCGCATCGTGCGCGAGCTTGCCGGCAAGCTGCTCCGGAACCGCCTCGAACCCGGGGCCCGTAAAGACGATCTTCGCCCGCGTGTCGTTGACGATGAACGCCCATTCGGCAGGCGACAGCCGCCAGCCGATCGGCGCCATCACGATGCCGGCGCGGGCAGCACCGAAGAAGAGCGTGAAGTAGAGATCGCTGTTCTTGCCGATCCACGCGACCCGGTCGCCCTTTACCAGTCCCGCGGCTAGCAACGCACTTGCAACACGCGCTGTACGATCTTCGAGTTCGGCATAGTTATAGACCCGGCCCTCCTCGCGCAGCGCCAGCCGTTCGGGCCGGTCCTCGGCCCAATGGGTGATGAACTCGTCGAAGGTAAAAAGGTCCGAAACGTCGCGGGCCATCGTATCGCTCTCCTCGAATCGCGTCGTTTCGCGCAATCGCAAGCAAGGCTAGCGGCTGCGCGCCGCAGGTAAAGCGCCCATGCGCCGCCCTGTCAGGACCGTCAGGTACGGCGGAACAGCAGCATCAGGTTGTTCGCAGGCGTCGCGCGGCGTTCGGCAAAGGCCAACCCCGCCGCCGCCGCGGCTTCCTTCACAGCCGCCGTATCGCGCAAACCCCAATCCGGATTTCGCGCACGCAGGCTCGCGTCGAAGGCAAGATTGCTTTCGGCAGTCGGCACATCGGCCTCGACATAGGGGCCATAAAGGATCAGCGGCGCGCCGGGCGGCAAAAGCCGCGCCGCGCCCGCCAACAACCCGGCCGTCGCTTCCCACGGGCTGATATGCACCATGTTGATGCAAAGCACCGCATCCGCCGCCGCAAGCGGCCAGTTGGGCGCCGCGGCATCGAGCGGCAGCGGCAGGGCGATATTCGCCAGCCCGGCCTCACCGCTCCACGCCGCGATCGAAGTCAGCGCCGCGGGATCGGGGTCGCTTGGCTGCCAGAGGAGCCCGGGAAAGGCGGCCGCGAAATGGACGACATGCTCGCCCGAACCGCTCGCAACCTCCAGCACCAAGCCCTTTTCGGGCAGCCAGTCGGCGAGCACGGCGGCGATCGCATCGCGGTTGCGCACGGTAGCGGGTGCATGACGCTTGTCCGCTTCGCCGCCCTCGCGCGGTGTCCACGGCTTCGCCGTCACGCCGCCTTGCTCGTGGCTCGGGCCCGGCGTTCGCGGACGATCAACCACAGGAACAGGCCGACGGGCCCCGCCATCAAGGTCAGGAACAGGAAGGGAAATTGCACGATGCGGCCAAAGCCCTTCTGGTCGGCGTCGCGGGCGATCCACATCCCGGTGAACAGGTCGAACGCCAAATAATGCACCCACCCCAAAGTCGCCCCGCCCGGCGTGTCGAACAGCCTCATCACCCCCGCCAAAGTCGTGAAATCGCCGCCGCCGCTGCCGCCGGGGTCGATCCCACCGGTCAGGAAGCCCACGATCAGGACCGTATAGGCGAGGCAGAGCAGGAACACCCCGGCGTAAAGGATCAGCGCCAGCATCTTCGGCCCGCGCGGCGCAAAGGCGAGCAACGCCCAGCCGACGAACGCCCAATAGTTGAACAACAGGAACAGCGTATCCCAGCTCATCGATCCTCCCCCGGTTTTCTAGATCAGGCCGCCAAGGCCGAACAATATTATGCCCGCGAACAGGGCGGCCAGGCTGGCGACCAAGATCAGCACGGTGATCCGCACCGCCGACTGTCGCCGCGTCGCCCAGAAAGCGGCGGCCGTGCCGCAACCGAAGGCAAAGAGCGGCGCGTAGAGAAAGGCCCAGTCATAGCTGAACTCGCGCCGGACGCGGATCATCTCCCACTGCTCGACCACAAGGCCGTAGAGCATGATCGCGGCGAGCCAGGCGACGATGAAGCTCGTCACGAACAGCGTGCCCGCGAGCAGGCAGCCGCCCGCGCGGCGACGGATATCGTCGGGAGCGGGATCGGGGATCAGTGTCGACATCGAATCGAAAGCCCCGCCCCGGCCATCATGCACCCCCTATTCGGCGATATATCGCCATGGACTGGCAGGCGTATCACGATGCCAGATGGTAAAAAAGGGCGATGCAGGAAGCGGTGCGTCGGCTGCCAATTCGGGCGGGCGCCGCTTCGGCACGATGCGCCCGAAGCTGATACCGAGGTCGCCCGACGCGGCGACGATTGCGAAATCGGGACCCCAGTCGATCGCCTGCCCGGGCTGCGCTTCGGGATCGAAACCCGCCGCAATCGCGGCCGCTCCTTCGGTGAGGGTACCGGCGCCCATGTTGATCGCATCGGCATGGCCATATTCGGCAAAGGCCGGCCCGATCCCGATCACTTGCGCCCTCGCCGCGAAGGCGCGCTCGGCCGCGAGCAGGCTTGCAAGCGCGTCCGCCCCTGCCCCACTCTGCCATGCATCGGCCTTTGGCATGCCGAGCGCCCGAAATTCGGTGCCGACCGCGCCTTCGGGCCGCGGCGCGCGCTTATAGGCCAGGGCACGCCAGCCATCGGGGGTACGTCCCCAATAGGCCAAATATTTGCCGGGCTGCGTCGCGCCATCGGGCTGGGTGACGATGACATATCCCGCGGTGAAACCATGCTGCCCGTCGGCGGAAATACCGCCGCGAACCGGAAACCAGCCGATGCGTGCGCCGCTCGCCGCGGGATTTGACCGCAGATAGGCGATAATCTCGCCCCGCGAACGGAGAAAAGGCTTGTCGCCGCGCGCCGGCATGATCGCATCGGCGGCGAGCATCGCACCGATCGCGTCGGGCAAGAGCGTGCCTTCCGCGGCCGCCGCGAAAGCACGGTCGGCGGCGACCATCTCAGAAAGCGCCGCCGCGGGATCAGGCGCAACCGCGCTGGTCGTCGCCGGCGCCTGCGCGGTCACCGGAACCGCTGCGAGCGCCGCCACATATATTGCCCACTGCCGCATAGTCCCCTCCACTCCCTGCCGGCGAAGGACGCAAATGCCTTCAGCCGCCGCCGATCTCGCTTGCTACTGGCACGCCCGGCGCGACGTCAGGCTCGCTCCACGCCAGCACCGGTTTGCGCGCCGCCGCCGTTTCGTCGAGCCGCGCGCGCGGGGCGAAATGCGGCGCCGACTTCAGCACCGGATCGCCGTTTTTCGCGCGCAGCGCGATGCTGCGCAGCGCACCGACGAACTGGTCTAGCACCGCCTTGCTTTCGGTCTCGGTCGGTTCGACCAACATCGCGCCATGGACGACGAGCGGGAAATAGACCGTCATCGGGTGATAGCCCTCGTCGATCAGCCCCTTGGCGATGTCGAGCGTCGAGAAGCCCTCGGCGAGCCCGCGATCGCTGAACAGCGCCTCGTGCATGCACGGCCCCGAACCGCCGAACGGCGCATCGAGTACATCGTCGAGGCTGCGCAGCAGATAATTGGCGTTGAGCACCGCATCCTCGGCGACCTGCTTCAGCCCGTCGGCGCCGTGGCTCAGGATATAGGTCAGCGCGCGGGTGAACATGCCCATCTGACCGTGGAACGCGGTCATCCGGCCGAAGGTTTGCGGATGATCCTCGCCGACGCTTTCCTCTTCGATCAGGCGAAAGCCGCCGTCCGCCTGCTTCGTCACGAAAGGCAGCGGCGCGAACGGTGCGAGCGCTTCGGACAGCACGACCGGACCCGAGCCGGGACCGCCGCCGCCGTGCGGGGTCGAGAAGGTCTTGTGCAGGTTGATGTGCATCGCGTCGACGCCAAGGTCGCCGGGGCGCACACGGCCGACGATCGCGTTGAAATTGGCGCCGTCGCAATAGACATAACCGCCCGCCGCATGGACCGCGTCGGAAATCGCCTTCATGTCGCGCTCGAACAGCCCGCAGGTGTTCGGGTTGGTGACCATCACCCCTGCGACGTCGGGCCCGAGCCGCGCCTTCAGCGCCGCCAGGTCGACCCGGCCCTCGGCGGTCGCGGGAATATCCTCGACCGTGAAACCCGCGAAGGCGGCGGTCGCCGGATTGGTGCCGTGCGCGCTTTCGGGAACGAGCAGCACGCGCCGGTCCTCGCCGCGCGCTTCCAACGCCGCCTTGATGCAGAGGATGCCGCACAGTTCGCCATGCGCACCAGCCTTCGGCGACATCGCGACGCTGTGCATGCCCGTCAGCGTCACCAGCCATTCGGCAAGCTCGTGGATCACCGCATAGGCACCCTGCACCGTCTCCTGCGGCTGCAGCGGATGCGCATCGGCGAACCCTGCCATCCGCGCGACCTTTTCGTTGAGCCGCGGGTTATGCTTCATCGTGCAGCTTCCGAGCGGGAAAAGCCCGAGGTCGATCGCATAATTCTGCCGCGACAGCCGCGTATAATGACGCACCGTTTCGGACTCGCTGAGCCCCGGCAGGCCGATCGGCGCAGTGCGCGCGAGCGCGCCGAGATCGGCCGCGGGAGCGGCCTCGTCGAAATCGACGCCGGTCGTCTCGTTCGACCCGATCTCGAAAATCAGCGGCTCTTCGAGCATCAGCGCGCGATTGCCGGTGAAGGTGACATTGTCATCGGCCCCGCCCGCGGCGTTCATTTCGGGGCGCCATCCGGCGCGGTTGAGCGCGGTCATGCCAGCACCTCCTTCAGGGCGGTCGCAAAGGCGGCAATATCCGCCTCGGTGACGGTTTCGGTGACCGCGACGACTAGGCCATTTTCCAGCGCCGCGTTGTCGGGATACAGACGTCCGAGCGAGACCCCGCCGAGGATATCCTTTTCCGCGAGCTTGTGGATCACGGGGCGGGCCGCCGTCGGCAGCAGCAGCGTGAACTCGTTGAAGAAGCTCTCGTTCAGCACCGATACGCCGGGGAGCTTCGCCAGCTCCGCGGCCGCCGCCTTCGCCCGGCCATGGTTGATCGCCGCAAGCTGGCGCAACCCGGCTTCGCCGAGCAAGGTCATGTGGATGCTGAATGCCAGCGCACAAAGGCCTGAGTTTGTACAGATATTGCTCGTCGCCTTTTCGCGGCGGATATGCTGCTCGCGGGTCGACAGCGTCAGCACGAAGCCGCGCTTGCCGTTCGCGTCGACCGTCTCGCCGCACAGGCGCCCCGGCATCTGGCGGACATATTTGGCCTTGCACGCAAACAGCCCCACATAGGGCCCGCCGAACTGGAGCCCGACGCCGAGCGACTGGCCCTCGCCAACGACGATGTCGGCGCCCATTTCGCCGGGCGACTTGATCAGCCCAAGCGCGACCGGTTCGGTGACCACCGCGATCAGCAGCGCGCCGGCGGCCTGACACGCCGCGGCCAGCGCGCTCATATCGTCGATGCGGCCGAGGATATCGGGATATTGCACGACGACGCAGCTCGTCTCCTTGTCGATCGCCGCCGCGAGCGCCGCCCAATCGGTCCCGGTTTCGAGGCTCGGGTCACCGTCAACCAGCACATCACCGGTATATTTCGCCATCGTCCGCGCGACGCTGCGATAATGCGGGTGGAGCCCGGTCGACAGTAGCGCCTTGTTCCGGCGCGTGACGCGCCGCGCCATGACGATCGCCTCCCAGCAGGCGGTCGATCCGTCGTACATCGACGCATTGGCGACATCGGTGCCGAGGAGCCGCGCGACCTGCGACTGGAATTCGAACAGCATCTGCAACGTGCCCTGCGCGATTTCGGGCTGATAGGGCGTATAGGCGGTCAGGAACTCGCCGCGCTGGATCAGATGATCGACGCTGGCGGGCACATGGTGGCGATACGCCCCCGCGCCGAGGAAGAATGGCCCGTCACCGGCGGCGCGGTTCTTGCGCGCCAGCGCGCCCATATGACGCTCGACCGCCAGTTCGCTGGCCTGCATCGGCAGCCCCTCGATCGGGCCGGCGAGCCGCGCCTCGGCAGGGACGTCGGCGAACAGGTCGTCGATCGACGACGCGCCGATGACACCGAGCATCGCGCTGCGATCGTCGGCAGTGAGAGGGAGGTAGCGCATATGTTACTCCGGAGAAGAAGCGGAATTGGCGGCGAGAAGCTGGGCCACATCGGTCAGCGAGCCGCGGAAGATTGCGGGGCCGCTGTGGGTGACCTTGACCCACGGGGCGAGCCAGATGCGGAAACCCGCGTCGCGGACACGGCGGCAAAAGGCATAGTCGTCGGAGAGCAGCGACCGCGTTTCAGGGTCGATCATCGGATAGAAAAACGCGTGAACCTCCTCGCCCAGCCGGTGCGCCTGCCGCTCGGCCGGGTCGGGACGAAAGGCCGTGTCGGGGTAGCGCGCCCGCATCCCTTCGAGCACGTCGCGGCGGATCAGCATCATCGCGGTCCCGACATGCGCCAGTTCGACGAGGTCGGAGAGCGCAAACCCCTGTTCGGGGTGAAGAAACTGCAGCGCGAACTCGCCTGCGAAGCGCTGCAGGTCCGACGGATTATCCTTTGCCAGCCCCGCTTCGACTGCACGGGCGACGTTCCGCCAGTTCGTCATCCGCCGCGGATAGGCGGCGCCGAGCACGCCGCAGTCCGGATGGCCGTCCATCGCGCGCACGATCGAAAAAACGTCTTCCGCCGCGAAATCGATATCGGCATCGACGAACAGCAAGTGCGTGCAGTCGCTGGCGAGGAACATCGCCGTCAGCATGTTGCGTGCGCGGGTGATCGACGGCTGGTAGAGGATGAACTCGAACCGTACCGGCACCCCCGCCGCCTGCGCCTTCAGCGCGAGGTCGAGCGCGGCGCGGACATAGGTGCCCTGCGCCCCGTCATAGATGGGCGTCGCCACCATCAGGCGGCAGTTGGCTAGGGCGTCGGTGGTCGTCACGCTTCCTCCCCCCCTCCCGCGCGGGAGGGGCGCTGGATTACAGATCGTCGCAGAAG
The Sphingopyxis macrogoltabida genome window above contains:
- a CDS encoding glycosyltransferase family 2 protein, which translates into the protein MTTTDALANCRLMVATPIYDGAQGTYVRAALDLALKAQAAGVPVRFEFILYQPSITRARNMLTAMFLASDCTHLLFVDADIDFAAEDVFSIVRAMDGHPDCGVLGAAYPRRMTNWRNVARAVEAGLAKDNPSDLQRFAGEFALQFLHPEQGFALSDLVELAHVGTAMMLIRRDVLEGMRARYPDTAFRPDPAERQAHRLGEEVHAFFYPMIDPETRSLLSDDYAFCRRVRDAGFRIWLAPWVKVTHSGPAIFRGSLTDVAQLLAANSASSPE
- the gcvPB gene encoding aminomethyl-transferring glycine dehydrogenase subunit GcvPB, which encodes MNAAGGADDNVTFTGNRALMLEEPLIFEIGSNETTGVDFDEAAPAADLGALARTAPIGLPGLSESETVRHYTRLSRQNYAIDLGLFPLGSCTMKHNPRLNEKVARMAGFADAHPLQPQETVQGAYAVIHELAEWLVTLTGMHSVAMSPKAGAHGELCGILCIKAALEARGEDRRVLLVPESAHGTNPATAAFAGFTVEDIPATAEGRVDLAALKARLGPDVAGVMVTNPNTCGLFERDMKAISDAVHAAGGYVYCDGANFNAIVGRVRPGDLGVDAMHINLHKTFSTPHGGGGPGSGPVVLSEALAPFAPLPFVTKQADGGFRLIEEESVGEDHPQTFGRMTAFHGQMGMFTRALTYILSHGADGLKQVAEDAVLNANYLLRSLDDVLDAPFGGSGPCMHEALFSDRGLAEGFSTLDIAKGLIDEGYHPMTVYFPLVVHGAMLVEPTETESKAVLDQFVGALRSIALRAKNGDPVLKSAPHFAPRARLDETAAARKPVLAWSEPDVAPGVPVASEIGGG
- the gcvPA gene encoding aminomethyl-transferring glycine dehydrogenase subunit GcvPA, whose amino-acid sequence is MRYLPLTADDRSAMLGVIGASSIDDLFADVPAEARLAGPIEGLPMQASELAVERHMGALARKNRAAGDGPFFLGAGAYRHHVPASVDHLIQRGEFLTAYTPYQPEIAQGTLQMLFEFQSQVARLLGTDVANASMYDGSTACWEAIVMARRVTRRNKALLSTGLHPHYRSVARTMAKYTGDVLVDGDPSLETGTDWAALAAAIDKETSCVVVQYPDILGRIDDMSALAAACQAAGALLIAVVTEPVALGLIKSPGEMGADIVVGEGQSLGVGLQFGGPYVGLFACKAKYVRQMPGRLCGETVDANGKRGFVLTLSTREQHIRREKATSNICTNSGLCALAFSIHMTLLGEAGLRQLAAINHGRAKAAAAELAKLPGVSVLNESFFNEFTLLLPTAARPVIHKLAEKDILGGVSLGRLYPDNAALENGLVVAVTETVTEADIAAFATALKEVLA